The following are encoded together in the Chaetodon auriga isolate fChaAug3 chromosome 4, fChaAug3.hap1, whole genome shotgun sequence genome:
- the nthl1 gene encoding endonuclease III-like protein 1 isoform X1 — protein MLPVCCSTRVCYVVQDFVMASPYFMQSRSAVTRSGRLNPGGTLSSKLTNKRMKAKPVSPASVKVEEEEAKISEQRSSSAPLSTGGCPEILPEGRVHPKTESDALTLSSHTRRRRQLKVEYEEDGGVTPVKTEHWEPPEWKKQLGYIREMRNGRDAPVDNMGAERCYDTEAPAHVRRFQVLVSLMLSSQTKDQVTAAAMQKLRAHGCTVENVLATDDETLGKLIYPVGFWRTKVKYLKLTSAMLQKEFGGDIPDSVEGLVRLPGVGPKMAHLAMDIAWDQVSGIGVDTHVHRISNRLGWLKRPTKNPEETRKALEEWLPRELWSEINWLLVGFGQQVCLPVNPLCSVCLNQHSCPSAHKNSPTKRPSAGSPPASFEIKTEPAQESAVKRERRKKEPLPAPVSSTTQRRRLRSKVNH, from the exons ATGCTTCCCGTCTGTTGCAGCACGAGGGTCTGTTATGTAGTCCAGGATTTCGTAATGGCTTCTCCTTATTTCATGCAGAGCAGGTCTGCAGTCACTCGGAGCGGCAGGCTGAACCCCGGCGGCACTCTCAGCTCCAAACTCACCAACAAACGGATGAAAGCCAAACCAGTTTCCCCTGCGTCGGtaaaagtggaggaggaggaggcgaagaTCTCGGAGCAAAGATCCTCCTCGGCCCCCTTATCAACGG GTGGTTGCCCTGAAATCCTCCCTGAAGGCAGAGTGCATCCAAAAACAGAGTCGGACGCTCTAACACTGTCATCACACACCCGCAGGAGGCGACAGCTAAAGGTGGAATATGAGGAGGACGGAGGTGTTACACCGGTGAAGACGGAGCACTGGGAACCTCCAGAGTGGAAGAAGCAACTAGGATACATTCGTGAGATGAGAAACGGCCGTGATGCACCTGTAGATAACATGGGAGCAGAGAGATGCTACGACACAGAGGCACCTGCACAT GTGAGACGTTTCCAGGTGTTGGTTTCACTCATGCTGTCCAGTCAGACAAAGGACcaggtgacagcagcagctatgCAGAAGCTCCGCGCTCACGGCTGCACCGTAGAAAATGTACTCGCCACTGATGATGAAACGCTGGGAAAACTCATCTACCCTGTCGGCTTCTGGAGG ACTAAGGTGAAGTATCTGAAGCTGACGTCAGCCATGCTGCAGAAGGAGTTTGGAGGGGACATCCCAGACAGCGTGGAGGGGCTGGTTCGCCTGCCAGGAGTTGGACCTAAGATGGCTCACTTGGCTATGGACATCGCTTGGGACCAGGTGTCTGGCATTG gtGTGGACACGCATGTGCATCGTATCTCTAACAGGCTGGGCTGGCTCAAGAGGCCGACCAAGAACCCGGAGGAAACGCGTAAAGCCCTGGAGGAGTGGTTACCCAG GGAGCTGTGGAGTGAGATCAACTGGCTGCTCGTGGGTTTCGGACAGCAGGTTTGTCTGCCCGTCAACCCTCTGTGCTCCGTGTGTCTGAACCAGCACAGCTGTCCATCTGCACACAAGAACTCTCCCACAAAGAGGCCCAGCGCTGGATCCCCACCTGCTTcctttgaaataaaaactgaaccTGCACAGGAATCTGCTGTTAAAcgtgagaggagaaagaaggagcCGCTGCCCGCTCCTGTGTCCTCCACCAcccagaggaggaggctgaggagcaAAGTTAACCATTGA
- the nthl1 gene encoding endonuclease III-like protein 1 isoform X2, whose translation MRNQLQLHLNASRLLQHEGLLCSPGFRNGFSLFHAEQVCSHSERQAEPRRHSQLQTHQQTDESQTSFPCVGKSGGGGGEDLGAKILLGPLINGRRQLKVEYEEDGGVTPVKTEHWEPPEWKKQLGYIREMRNGRDAPVDNMGAERCYDTEAPAHVRRFQVLVSLMLSSQTKDQVTAAAMQKLRAHGCTVENVLATDDETLGKLIYPVGFWRTKVKYLKLTSAMLQKEFGGDIPDSVEGLVRLPGVGPKMAHLAMDIAWDQVSGIGVDTHVHRISNRLGWLKRPTKNPEETRKALEEWLPRELWSEINWLLVGFGQQVCLPVNPLCSVCLNQHSCPSAHKNSPTKRPSAGSPPASFEIKTEPAQESAVKRERRKKEPLPAPVSSTTQRRRLRSKVNH comes from the exons ATGAGAAACCAACTTCAGCTTCACCTAAATGCTTCCCGTCTGTTGCAGCACGAGGGTCTGTTATGTAGTCCAGGATTTCGTAATGGCTTCTCCTTATTTCATGCAGAGCAGGTCTGCAGTCACTCGGAGCGGCAGGCTGAACCCCGGCGGCACTCTCAGCTCCAAACTCACCAACAAACGGATGAAAGCCAAACCAGTTTCCCCTGCGTCGGtaaaagtggaggaggaggaggcgaagaTCTCGGAGCAAAGATCCTCCTCGGCCCCCTTATCAACGG GAGGCGACAGCTAAAGGTGGAATATGAGGAGGACGGAGGTGTTACACCGGTGAAGACGGAGCACTGGGAACCTCCAGAGTGGAAGAAGCAACTAGGATACATTCGTGAGATGAGAAACGGCCGTGATGCACCTGTAGATAACATGGGAGCAGAGAGATGCTACGACACAGAGGCACCTGCACAT GTGAGACGTTTCCAGGTGTTGGTTTCACTCATGCTGTCCAGTCAGACAAAGGACcaggtgacagcagcagctatgCAGAAGCTCCGCGCTCACGGCTGCACCGTAGAAAATGTACTCGCCACTGATGATGAAACGCTGGGAAAACTCATCTACCCTGTCGGCTTCTGGAGG ACTAAGGTGAAGTATCTGAAGCTGACGTCAGCCATGCTGCAGAAGGAGTTTGGAGGGGACATCCCAGACAGCGTGGAGGGGCTGGTTCGCCTGCCAGGAGTTGGACCTAAGATGGCTCACTTGGCTATGGACATCGCTTGGGACCAGGTGTCTGGCATTG gtGTGGACACGCATGTGCATCGTATCTCTAACAGGCTGGGCTGGCTCAAGAGGCCGACCAAGAACCCGGAGGAAACGCGTAAAGCCCTGGAGGAGTGGTTACCCAG GGAGCTGTGGAGTGAGATCAACTGGCTGCTCGTGGGTTTCGGACAGCAGGTTTGTCTGCCCGTCAACCCTCTGTGCTCCGTGTGTCTGAACCAGCACAGCTGTCCATCTGCACACAAGAACTCTCCCACAAAGAGGCCCAGCGCTGGATCCCCACCTGCTTcctttgaaataaaaactgaaccTGCACAGGAATCTGCTGTTAAAcgtgagaggagaaagaaggagcCGCTGCCCGCTCCTGTGTCCTCCACCAcccagaggaggaggctgaggagcaAAGTTAACCATTGA
- the nthl1 gene encoding endonuclease III-like protein 1 isoform X3: MLPVCCSTRVCYVVQDFVMASPYFMQSRSAVTRSGRLNPGGTLSSKLTNKRMKAKPVSPASVKVEEEEAKISEQRSSSAPLSTGGCPEILPEGRVHPKTESDALTLSSHTRRRRQLKVEYEEDGGVTPVKTEHWEPPEWKKQLGYIREMRNGRDAPVDNMGAERCYDTEAPAHVRRFQVLVSLMLSSQTKDQVTAAAMQKLRAHGCTVENVLATDDETLGKLIYPVGFWRTKVKYLKLTSAMLQKEFGGDIPDSVEGLVRLPGVGPKMAHLAMDIAWDQVWTRMCIVSLTGWAGSRGRPRTRRKRVKPWRSGYPGSCGVRSTGCSWVSDSRFVCPSTLCAPCV, translated from the exons ATGCTTCCCGTCTGTTGCAGCACGAGGGTCTGTTATGTAGTCCAGGATTTCGTAATGGCTTCTCCTTATTTCATGCAGAGCAGGTCTGCAGTCACTCGGAGCGGCAGGCTGAACCCCGGCGGCACTCTCAGCTCCAAACTCACCAACAAACGGATGAAAGCCAAACCAGTTTCCCCTGCGTCGGtaaaagtggaggaggaggaggcgaagaTCTCGGAGCAAAGATCCTCCTCGGCCCCCTTATCAACGG GTGGTTGCCCTGAAATCCTCCCTGAAGGCAGAGTGCATCCAAAAACAGAGTCGGACGCTCTAACACTGTCATCACACACCCGCAGGAGGCGACAGCTAAAGGTGGAATATGAGGAGGACGGAGGTGTTACACCGGTGAAGACGGAGCACTGGGAACCTCCAGAGTGGAAGAAGCAACTAGGATACATTCGTGAGATGAGAAACGGCCGTGATGCACCTGTAGATAACATGGGAGCAGAGAGATGCTACGACACAGAGGCACCTGCACAT GTGAGACGTTTCCAGGTGTTGGTTTCACTCATGCTGTCCAGTCAGACAAAGGACcaggtgacagcagcagctatgCAGAAGCTCCGCGCTCACGGCTGCACCGTAGAAAATGTACTCGCCACTGATGATGAAACGCTGGGAAAACTCATCTACCCTGTCGGCTTCTGGAGG ACTAAGGTGAAGTATCTGAAGCTGACGTCAGCCATGCTGCAGAAGGAGTTTGGAGGGGACATCCCAGACAGCGTGGAGGGGCTGGTTCGCCTGCCAGGAGTTGGACCTAAGATGGCTCACTTGGCTATGGACATCGCTTGGGACCAG gtGTGGACACGCATGTGCATCGTATCTCTAACAGGCTGGGCTGGCTCAAGAGGCCGACCAAGAACCCGGAGGAAACGCGTAAAGCCCTGGAGGAGTGGTTACCCAG GGAGCTGTGGAGTGAGATCAACTGGCTGCTCGTGGGTTTCGGACAGCAGGTTTGTCTGCCCGTCAACCCTCTGTGCTCCGTGTGTCTGA